The Deinococcus sp. KSM4-11 sequence CCACGCACACCGATCCAGACGAGGTTCAGCGCCAGGACGCTCTAGCCATCGTCGGCTCCGGCAAGTGGCACGGCACCCACCACGAAGCCCCTAGATCATCAAGTTTTCGTGAACATCTCATCTTTGCTCCCCGACCGCGCGGTCTGCACCTTGCCCTCACCATCCAGACCGTTCCCGCGCACTCGCTCCACAGGTTTAGAGGACTTGGACAGCATGGTCAGTCAACGACTCCAACCGACCCGACAGGCCTATTTCCGCTCGCACCTGATGGCCTTTCTGAGCCTGATCGATGTCAGCGCACCGATGCTCCTGGGATTAATCGCCGCGCACCTGCTGCTGCCGCGCGCGTCCATCACCCTGGCCTACAGCAACTGGCTGCTGGCCGCGTGGGTGGCGTGGGGGGCCATCCGTGGACGGCACGCCGGGCTGCGTTCGTACCGCTATTACGAGTCCATCGTCATTCCCGCCTGCGCACTGGCGATCAGCCTGCTCGTGCTCTCGCTCGTGGGGGCCAGCAGCGCCTTGCGGTTCCTGCTGGCCGTCACCCTGGGCTGGGGCGGCGTGATGCTCGTCACCCGCTACCTGATGCGCCGGCTCGCCCCGGCAATGGTGGTCGGCGTCCTGCCGGGACAACTCGGCGACCTGCCCACCGACCCGGCCGTACGCTACGTGGTCCTCAGCTCCCCGCAGCAGGTGGCCCTTCAGGAACTCGACGAACTCCTGATCGATCCATACCAGGCCCTCTCGCCCGAGTGGGCGCACCTGCTGATGCACGCGCACGCGGCCGGCGTGCCCACCTGCACGGTCGCCAGCCTGCAGGAGGAATTGAGTGGCCGGGTGTCGGTGGAGTACCTGCACGGCGCCCGGCTGGGCGAGGTGCCCTTCCTGTCGTCGTACGTGCAGGTGAAAGTATTGATCGACCGGCTTGTGACCGTGCTGGCGCTGCCGGTGCTGCTGCCCCTGGCGGGCGTGGTCGCGTTGGTCGTGCTGATCGATTCCGGCGCACCCATCCTGTTCTTCCAGGAGCGGGTGGGCCGTGACGGCCGGCTGTTCAGGATGGTGAAGTTCCGCACCATGCGCACCGATTCGGAACGCAGCGGGGCCGCCTTCGCCACCCCCGACGACGTCCGTGTGACCCGCGTGGGCCGCTTCCTGCGCAAGTTCCGCCTGGACGAGCTGCCGCAGTTCTGGAATGTCCTGAGTGGCGACATGAGCATCATCGGCCCACGCCCCGAGCAGCGGGCCTTCGTCGAGCACTTCAACCAGGAGATCCGGCTGTATCCGGTGCGGCACTGGGTGCGTCCCGGCATCACCGGCTGGGCACAGGTCGTGCAGGGCTACGCGGCCGACACCAGCACCACCGTCGACAAGCTGCGCTACGACGTGTTCTACATCAAGTACCTGTCGTTCTGGATGGACGTGCGTATCGTGTTCAAGACCCTCCAGACCATCCTGACCGGCTTCGGGGCCCGTTGAACGCTCGATCCTGCCGCCCGGCCCGTGGGCTGCCCACCCGCCGGGCCCCCCTTTCCCTCTTCCCTGGGCTGCCCAGTAGGATTCTGATGATGGCCACCGAGCCCCCCACCGCTTCACCTGACCCCGGTTGCTGCCGTGCTGAAGCCGCCATACCAGCGCCGGCCCACGCCCTCCGATGAAGCGGGTACTGGTCACCGGCGGGGCCGGATTCATCGGCAGTCATGTGGTCGACACCCTGCTGGCCGACGGCTGGCGGGTCGACGTGATCGACAGTTTCGACTCCTTCTACGACCCGGCCATCAAGCATGCGAACATCGCCGCGCAGCTCCAGCACCCGGACTACACCCTTCACTCCCTGGACATCCGCGACCAGGACGCCCTGCGCGACCTGCCGGGCGGATTCGACGTGATCGTGCATCTCGCCGCCCGCGCCGGCGTGCGCCCCAGCATTGCCGACCCCGCCACGTACCAGGACGTGAACGTGCGCGGTACGCAGAACCTGCTGGAATTCGCGCGCACCCGCGGTGTGCCGCAGTTCGTGTTCGCGTCGAGCTCCTCGGTGTACGGCGTGAATCCCCGCGTG is a genomic window containing:
- a CDS encoding exopolysaccharide biosynthesis polyprenyl glycosylphosphotransferase, with the translated sequence MAFLSLIDVSAPMLLGLIAAHLLLPRASITLAYSNWLLAAWVAWGAIRGRHAGLRSYRYYESIVIPACALAISLLVLSLVGASSALRFLLAVTLGWGGVMLVTRYLMRRLAPAMVVGVLPGQLGDLPTDPAVRYVVLSSPQQVALQELDELLIDPYQALSPEWAHLLMHAHAAGVPTCTVASLQEELSGRVSVEYLHGARLGEVPFLSSYVQVKVLIDRLVTVLALPVLLPLAGVVALVVLIDSGAPILFFQERVGRDGRLFRMVKFRTMRTDSERSGAAFATPDDVRVTRVGRFLRKFRLDELPQFWNVLSGDMSIIGPRPEQRAFVEHFNQEIRLYPVRHWVRPGITGWAQVVQGYAADTSTTVDKLRYDVFYIKYLSFWMDVRIVFKTLQTILTGFGAR